A region of Periophthalmus magnuspinnatus isolate fPerMag1 chromosome 13, fPerMag1.2.pri, whole genome shotgun sequence DNA encodes the following proteins:
- the LOC117380204 gene encoding claudin-4 — MSSTGLEILGMILAVAGWLGVMVACGMPMWKVAAYIGQNIVISQVIWEGLWMNCSVQSTGQMHCRVHDSMLGLPVDLQAARALVIVSMVLCIIGIGLSVAGAKCTNCSQDVHGKPRFMVAAGVTFVVAGLLMLVAVSWTAHAIVLGFYDPMLEETGKREFGNALYFGWAACCLLILGGALLCCSCPPRATRGQSGSVPPQVDYSALKTVTVNGYTKRDYV; from the coding sequence ATGTCCTCCACCGGTCTGGAAATCCTGGGCATGATCCTGGCTGTGGCTGGGTGGCTGGGGGTGATGGTGGCCTGCGGTATGCCCATGTGGAAAGTGGCTGCATACATCGGACAGAACATTGTCATCTCTCAGGTGATTTGGGAGGGCCTCTGGATGAACTGCTCGGTGCAGAGTACGGGACAGATGCACTGTAGGGTACATGACTCCATGCTGGGGCTGCCCGTGGACCTACAGGCTGCCCGGGCCCTGGTCATCGTCTCTATGGTGCTGTGCATTATTGGCATTGGTCTGTCAGTGGCAGGGGCCAAATGCACTAACTGCAGCCAGGACGTGCATGGTAAACCTCGGTTTATGGTTGCTGCAGGAGTCACCTTTGTCGTGGCAGGACTGCTGATGCTTGTGGCTGTATCTTGGACGGCACATGCCATCGTCCTGGGCTTCTACGACCCTATGCTGGAGGAGACCGGGAAGAGGGAGTTTGGGAATGCTCTGTACTTCGGCTGGGCTGCCTGCTGTTTGCTCATCCTTGGTGGAGCACTTCTCTGCTGTTCTTGCCCCCCCAGGGCAACCCGGGGACAGAGCGGCTCAGTGCCGCCTCAAGTGGACTACTCTGCCCTTAAGACTGTGACAGTCAATGGGTACACAAAAAGAGACTATGTGTGA
- the LOC117380500 gene encoding claudin-4-like, whose amino-acid sequence MVSAGFQIMGIALAIIGWIGVIVVCAIPQWRVTAFVGQNIVTAQTTWEGIWMTCVVQSTGQMQCKVYDSMLALPQDLQAARALTIISILVGIIGILLAIAGGKCTNCVEDETAKAKVCVAAGVIFIISGILCLVPVCWTANSVVKEFYNPMIVGSQKNELGAALFIGWGASALLLLGGGLLCANCPPKDNYSAKYTASRASAPKDYV is encoded by the coding sequence ATGGTGTCTGCTGGCTTTCAGATCATGGGCATTGCCCTGGCCATTATTGGATGGATTGGAGTCATCGTAGTATGTGCTATACCCCAATGGAGAGTGACAGCATTCGTTGGACAGAACATAGTGACAGCTCAAACAACATGGGAAGGCATCTGGATGACCTGTGTGGTGCAGAGCACGGGGCAGATGCAGTGTAAGGTGTATGACTCCATGCTGGCTCTTCCGCAGGACCTACAGGCTGCCCGCGCTCTTACCATCATCTCCATCTTGGTCGGCATTATTGGGATTCTCCTGGCCATCGCTGGAGGGAAGTGCACAAACTGTGTGGAGGACGAGACGGCCAAGGCCAAAGTGTGTGTGGCAGCAGGAGTCATTTTCATCATCAGTGGAATCCTGTGCTTGGTGCCCGTGTGCTGGACGGCCAACAGTGTGGTCAAAGAGTTCTACAACCCCATGATAGTGGGCTCTCAGAAGAATGAGCTTGGAGCTGCTCTCTTTATTGGCTGGGGCGCctcagctctgctcctgctgGGTGGGGGCCTCCTCTGTGCAAACTGCCCTCCCAAGGATAACTACTCTGCCAAATACACTGCCTCCCGTGCTAGTGCTCCCAAGGACTATgtgtga
- the LOC117380030 gene encoding claudin-14: MFLALLVTQHSIYTPSLAALCFFFTWGLCGEGSRMVSQGIQMMGICMSVIGWLMVLVVCALPMWKVTAFIGANIITAQTIWQGMWMNCVVQSTGQMQCKVYDSMLALPQDLQAARAMIIISILAGIAGVLLAIAGAKCTNCIAEERAKAKTCIVSGILFIVSGLLCLIPVSWTANTIVHNFYNPLVLETQRYELGASLTKMGRVGKEVAGQVLSFIGLVGVSVTCGVPMWRVTSFIGANIVTGQIVWDGLWMNCVMQSTGQMQCRINDSVMRLTRDLQAARALIIISLVVGFIGFMISFLGAKCTSCLKKQASMANVVIIAGCLIILAAVLDLIPVCWSAAITISDFQNPLTIETQRREIGASIYIGWGSAAFLLIGGIILTTSCPPRSPFYGYPPQPGAYPYIAPSNQGGYRPVYTPVSQPYSGSYVPTKPYAAPSAYSGGQYI; this comes from the exons ATGTTTTTGGCCCTGCTCGTCACACAGCACTCTATATATACACCATCATTGGCtgctctttgttttttcttcacttGGGGTCTGTGTGGAGAAGGCAGCAGAATGGTGTCCCAGGGGATTCAGATGATGGGAATCTGCATGTCTGTTATTGGGTGGCTGATGGTGTTGGTGGTGTGTGCTCTGCCCATGTGGAAGGTAACTGCCTTCATTGGGGCCAACATCATCACAGCTCAGACCATCTGGCAGGGCATGTGGATGAACTGTGTGGTGCAGAGCACGGGGCAGATGCAGTGTAAGGTCTATGACTCCATGCTGGCACTGCCCCAGGACCTGCAGGCTGCTCGCGCCATGATCATCATCTCCATCCTGGCTGGGATAGCAGGAGTCCTCCTGGCCATCGCAGGTGCCAAATGCACCAATTGCATTGCAGAGGAGCGAGCCAAGGCCAAGACGTGCATCGTGTCCGGAATCCTGTTTATTGTGTCAGGGCTGCTCTGTCTCATCCCTGTGTCCTGGACCGCCAACACCATTGTCCATAACTTCTACAACCCCCTGGTGCTGGAAACCCAGAGGTATGAGCTGGGAGCCTCCCT CACCAAGATGGGGAGAGTAGGGAAGGAAGTAGCAGGCCAAGTCCTCAGCTTCATCGGTCTGGTTGGTGTGTCtgtgacctgtggggtgcctaTGTGGAGGGTGACTTCTTTTATTGGGGCCAACATTGTGACGGGGCAGATCGTGTGGGATGGCCTGTGGATGAACTGTGTGATGCAGAGTACTGGACAGATGCAGTGCAGAATCAACGACTCCGTGATGAGACTGACCAGAGACCTCCAAGCAGCACGAGCCCTCATAATTATCTCCTTGGTGGTTGGATTCATTGGATTTATGATTTCATTCCTTGGTGCCAAATGTACGAGCTGTTTGAAGAAGCAAGCATCCATGGCTAACGTTGTCATCATAGCAGGTTGCCTCATAATCTTAGCTGCTGTTTTGGATTTAATCCCTGTGTGCTGGTCAGCCGCCATTACCATCTCGGACTTTCAAAATCCTCTGACCATagaaacacagaggagggagattGGAGCGTCTATTTACATTGGCTGGGGATCTGCAGCTTTTCTACTCATTGGGGGAATCATCCTCACAACTTCATGTCCTCCTCGAAGTCCGTTCTATGGTTACCCACCACAACCTGGAGCATACCCATACATCGCACCATCAAACCAGGGCGGGTATAGGCCAGTCTACACTCCAGTGAGCCAGCCATACAGTGGATCTTATGTGCCCACTAAGCCCTATGCAGCACCCTCAGCTTACTCTGGTGGACAATACATCTAA
- the LOC117380759 gene encoding claudin-4-like isoform X2 gives MVSMGRQMLGLALAIVGFLGTIIVCALPMWKVTAFIGANIVTAQVIWEGLWMNCVTQSTGQMQCKIYDSLLALPQDLQAARALVVIAIIVAALGVLLGIVGGKCTNFVEDSTAKARVAIAAGVVFIVAGVLVLVPVCWSANTIIRDFYNPIMTNAQRRELGTMASMGMQLLGAILALFGWIGVIVACGAPTWRVTAFIGNNIVTSQTIWEGIWMSCVVQSTGQMQCKVYDSMLALGTDLQGARALVVVSIITGILGLVIAFTGGKCTTFIPEERAKSRATIAAGVVLIISGVLCLIPVSWTASTIIRDFYNPVLVDAQRRELGASLYVGWGAGGLLVLGGALLCVNCPKSDNDQAPSVKYLLNKSTAGQSRINSVRSLTPSKTYI, from the exons ATGGTGTCGATGGGACGTCAGATGCTGGGCTTGGCCCTGGCCATCGTCGGCTTTTTGGGAACCATCATTGTGTGTGCTCTCCCCATGTGGAAGGTGACTGCCTTCATAGGGGCCAACATTGTGACCGCACAGGTGATCTGGGAGGGCCTCTGGATGAACTGTGTGACGCAAAGCACAGGGCAGATGCAGTGTAAGATCTACGACTCTCTGCTGGCACTGCCCCAGGATCTACAGGCTGCTCGAGCTCTCGTTGTAATTGCCATCATTGTTGCTGCTCTTGGGGTCTTATTGGGCATCGTTGGAGGAAAGTGCACCAACTTCGTGGAGGACAGCACAGCCAAAGCTCGAGTGGCCATTGCTGCTGGGGTTGTGTTCATCGTCGCAGGAGTGCTGGTCCTGGTCCCCGTCTGCTGGTCCGCCAACACCATCATCCGCGACTTCTACAACCCCATCATGACCAATGCTCAGAGGAGGGAGCTGGGG A CGATGGCTTCGATGGGAATGCAGTTGCTGGGTGCCATTTTGGCTCTTTTTGGCTGGATTGGGGTCATTGTTGCATGTGGAGCTCCTACGTGGCGAGTAACTGCTTTCATTGGCAACAACATTGTGACATCGCAGaccatctgggagggcatctggatgAGCTGCGTAGTCCAAAGCACGGGACAGATGCAGTGCAAAGTGTATGACTCCATGCTCGCTCTAGGTACTGACCTTCAAGGAGCTCGAGCCTTGGTGGTGGTCTCCATTATTACAGGAATTCTGGGGCTTGTAATTGCCTTCACTGGGGGTAAATGTACCACTTTTATCCCAGAGGAACGGGCAAAATCCAGGGCTACCATTGCAGCTGGCGTGGTATTGATCATCAGTGGAGTTCTTTGCCTCATTCCTGTTTCTTGGACAGCGAGCACGATCATAAGGGACTTCTACAACCCTGTGCTGGTGGATGCGCAGAGGAGAGAGCTAGGGGCATCGCTATATGTTGGTTGGGGAGCAGGGGGACTTTTGGTTCTTGGAGGAGCCCTCCTTTGCGTAAACTGCCCAAAGAGCGACAATGATCAAGCCCCATCTGTGAAATATCTGCTCAACAAATCAACAGCAGGACAGAGCAGGATAAACTCTGTCAGATCGCTCACTCCATCAAAGACCTATATCTGA
- the LOC117380759 gene encoding claudin-4-like isoform X1, with translation MVSMGRQMLGLALAIVGFLGTIIVCALPMWKVTAFIGANIVTAQVIWEGLWMNCVTQSTGQMQCKIYDSLLALPQDLQAARALVVIAIIVAALGVLLGIVGGKCTNFVEDSTAKARVAIAAGVVFIVAGVLVLVPVCWSANTIIRDFYNPIMTNAQRRELGAALYIGWGTAALLLLGGALLCSSCPRKDSPEYPVKYSGARSTDSRAYV, from the coding sequence ATGGTGTCGATGGGACGTCAGATGCTGGGCTTGGCCCTGGCCATCGTCGGCTTTTTGGGAACCATCATTGTGTGTGCTCTCCCCATGTGGAAGGTGACTGCCTTCATAGGGGCCAACATTGTGACCGCACAGGTGATCTGGGAGGGCCTCTGGATGAACTGTGTGACGCAAAGCACAGGGCAGATGCAGTGTAAGATCTACGACTCTCTGCTGGCACTGCCCCAGGATCTACAGGCTGCTCGAGCTCTCGTTGTAATTGCCATCATTGTTGCTGCTCTTGGGGTCTTATTGGGCATCGTTGGAGGAAAGTGCACCAACTTCGTGGAGGACAGCACAGCCAAAGCTCGAGTGGCCATTGCTGCTGGGGTTGTGTTCATCGTCGCAGGAGTGCTGGTCCTGGTCCCCGTCTGCTGGTCCGCCAACACCATCATCCGCGACTTCTACAACCCCATCATGACCAATGCTCAGAGGAGGGAGCTGGGGGCTGCCCTCTACATCGGCTGGGGCACAGCTGCTCTGCTGCTACTGGGTGGGGCTCTCCTCTGCAGCTCCTGTCCCCGTAAAGACAGCCCTGAGTACCCAGTCAAGTACTCTGGAGCCAGGTCTACAGACAGCCGGGCCTACGTCTGA
- the LOC117380337 gene encoding claudin-4 → MGGIQELGISVSMAGVAGIILICALPMWKVTAFIGTHLVVMQVFWEGLWMTCVSEYTGQLQCKLYDAILDLSPDLQAARGLICISLFLGCLGFLIFLLGARCTNCLNHPRAKQRVVISSGLIFCLSSLTSIVAVAWTANSIINDFYNPRVPEVLKKELGAAIYCGFVTSGLLFIGGLLLCVTCPPQRAKFPLTRYTLARAPPTQSSYAIKNYV, encoded by the coding sequence ATGGGGGGTATACAGGAGCTGGGCATCAGTGTGTCtatggcaggggtagcggggatCATCCTGATATGTGCCCTACCCATGTGGAAGGTGACTGCTTTCATTGGAACACACCTGGTGGTCATGCAGGTGTTTTGGGAGGGGCTATGGATGACCTGTGTGAGCGAATACACCGGACAGCTGCAGTGTAAGCTCTATGATGCCATCCTGGACTTGTCTCCAGACTTACAGGCAGCCCGAGGTCTCATCTGCATTAGTCTATTTCTGGGTTGCCTGGGTTTCCTTATATTTTTATTGGGTGCCCGCTGTACTAACTGTTTGAACCATCCACGGGCAAAACAGAGAGTGGTGATCAGTTCAGGACTCATTTTCTGTTTGTCGTCTCTCACCAGTATTGTAGCTGTGGCATGGACTGCCAATTCAATCATCAATGACTTCTACAATCCACGTGTACCAGAAGTGCTCAAAAAAGAGTTGGGGGCAGCAATTTACTGTGGCTTTGTAACATCTGGGCTGCTTTTTATAGGAGGACTTTTACTATGTGTTACTTGCCCACCTCAGAGGGCCAAGTTCCCCTTGACTAGATACACACTGGCCAGGGCGCCCCCCACACAAAGCAGTTATGCCATTAAGAACTATGTATGA
- the LOC117380324 gene encoding claudin-4-like produces MLRQLELGALGLAFVGWICAILTRCLALWNVSGTVDNATATLPAYWDGVWLQWDHWDLAHDGSLHCSFYQTLMSLSGSFRTWRSLITAAIVAGGFAVVISAVGAVWFPHRNQIKVFSGGIFVLSGILLLVPTAWTCHHTSQSLEGAIHLRRDWGPALYLGWISFVLLIVGGVFLTTRCPTTQSQGEHTEVATAPLHEEDSNHPLSRINRATFTNSQIQRGAGPV; encoded by the coding sequence ATGCTGAGGCAGTTGGAACTTGGTGCCCTCGGCTTGGCCTTTGTGGGGTGGATCTGTGCCATCCTGACCCGTTGCCTGGCCCTGTGGAATGTGAGTGGCACTGTGGACAACGCTACAGCCACTCTGCCTGCCTACTGGGACGGGGTGTGGCTGCAGTGGGATCATTGGGACCTGGCTCACGATGGAAGCCTGCACTGCTCATTCTACCAAACTCTTATGTCTCTTTCTGGAAGTTTCCGCACATGGAGATCTCTCATCACAGCAGCAATCGTAGCAGGGGGTTTTGCTGTGGTCATCAGTGCAGTGGGGGCTGTGTGGTTTCCTCACCGTAACCAGATTAAAGTCTTTTCCGgtggcatttttgttttgtctggaatccTGCTTTTGGTTCCCACAGCATGGACATGCCATCACACCAGTCAGTCACTAGAGGGAGCTATACACTTGAGAAGAGACTGGGGACCTGCGTTGTACTTGGGGTGGATCTCATTTGTTTTGCTGATAGTGGGGGGAGTGTTTCTGACCACCAGGTGTCCAACAACTCAGAGCCAAGGAGAGCACACCGAAGTTGCCACTGCCCCCCTTCACGAGGAGGATTCCAATCATCCCCTCAGCAGGATCAACCGGGCCACATTCACTAACAGCCAAATACAACGTGGGGCAGGACCAGTCTGA
- the sbds gene encoding ribosome maturation protein SBDS, which translates to MSIFTPTNQIRLTNVAVVRMKKGGKRFEIACYKNKVMSWRSGAEKDLDEVMQTHSVFVNVSKGQVAKKDDLTKAFGTDDLTEICKQILAKGELQVSDKERQSQLETMFRDIATIVAEKCVNPETKRPYTVSLIERAMKDIHYSVKANKSAKQQALEVIRQLKETMEIQRAHMRLRLVLPAKEAKRLKEKLKTLLQVVESEDFDEELEMVVLVDPGCYREIDELIRCETKGRGSLEVLSLKDVEEGDEKL; encoded by the exons ATGTCTATATTTACGCCAACAAATCAAATACGACTTACCAATGTAGCCGTGGTGCGGATGAAAAAGGGCGGTAAGAGATTTGAGATCGCctgttataaaaataaagttatgaGCTGGAGATCAGGGGC AGAGAAAGATCTGGATGAGGTTATGCAAACACACTCCGTCTTCGTGAATGTGTCAAAGGGTCAGGTGGCCAAGAAGGATGATTTAACCAAAGCTTTTGGGACAGATGATCTGACAGAAATCTGCAAGCAG ATATTGGCCAAAGGCGAGCTTCAAGTGTCAGACAAAGAGAGGCAAAGTCAACTGGAGACAATGTTCAGAGACATTGCAACTATTGTAGCTGAAAAGTGTGTCAACCCTGAGACCAAAAGGCCATACACAGTCAGTCTCATTGAAAGGGCCATGAAGGACATCCACTACTCTGTCAAAGCCAACAAAAGCGCTAAGCAGCAG GCACTAGAAGTCATTCGGCAGTTGAAGGAGACCATGGAGATCCAGAGAGCCCACATGAGACTGCGGTTAGTGCTCCCGGCAAAAGAGGCCAAGAGGCTAAAAGAAAAGCTTAAAACACTCCTACAGGTTGTCGAAAGTGAAGATTTTGATGAGGAGCTGGAAATG GTTGTTCTGGTGGATCCTGGCTGTTATAGGGAAATTGATGAGCTCATCCGCTGCGAGACCAAAGGCAGAGGTTCCCTTGAAGTTCTCAGTCTGAAGGATGTGGAGGAAGGCGATGAGAAACTATAG